A region from the Enoplosus armatus isolate fEnoArm2 chromosome 24, fEnoArm2.hap1, whole genome shotgun sequence genome encodes:
- the hpxb gene encoding hemopexin: MELLTKTLFLCLALAPTHGAPAHPQEATVEDGAALPDRCDGIEFDAITPDEKGKTFFFKGAHLWGGFRGPAQLSNESFKELDDIHHIGHVDAAFRMHNTENPDDHDHIYFFLDDKVFKYYNHTLEDGYPKEIQEDFPGVPDHLDAAVECPKGECVTNSVLFFKGHDVHVYDISTKTVKTKTWSHLPICTSALRWLEHYYCFNGHNFTRFNPVTGEVSGNYPKDARNYFMNCPNFGHGGDYKTPKCSEVKIDAITTDDDGKTYFFAGRIFMRLDTHRDGLHGFPITRTWKEVTGGVDAVFSHSDRTYFIKDDQVYIYKAAAHPILIEGYPKTLKEELGIEGHVDAAFLCPDGHTVHLIQGQRIRDVDLTATPRVVTRDVSLPLSDIDAALCSPEGVKVFKGSQYYQYESALTLAASRIAPVPLNITSALMGCQD; this comes from the exons ATGGAGCTGTTAACCAAAACTCTCTTTCTGTGCTTAGCACTTGCCCCCACACATGGAGCACCCGC GCACCCACAAGAGGCAACAGTCGAAG ATGGAGCTGCTCTGCCAGACCGGTGTGATGGTATTGAGTTTGACGCCATCACTCCTGACGAGAAGGGAAAGACTTTCTTCTTCAAAG GCGCCCACTTGTGGGGGGGTTTCCGGGGTCCAGCTCAGCTCTCCAACGAGTCCTTCAAGGAGCTGGATGACATCCATCACATCGGCCATGTTGACGCTGCCTTCCGCATGCACAACACAGAGAACCCCGACGATCATGACCACATCTATTTCTTCCTG GATGACAAGGTGTTCAAATATTATAACCACACTCTGGAGGACGGGTATCCAAAAGAGATCCAGGAGGACTTCCCAGGAGTCCCCGATCACCTGGATGCTGCTGTGGAGTGTCCCAAAGGAGAGTGCGTGACCAACTCAGTTCTCTTCTTCAAGG GACATGATGTGCATGTTTATGACATTTccacaaagacagtgaagacCAAGACGTGGTCTCACCTGCCCATCTGCACCTCTGCTTTGCGCTGGTTGGAGCACTACTACTGTTTCAATGGACACAACTTCACCAGGTTCAACCCGGTAACCGGTGAGGTCAGCGGTAACTACCCAAAAGACGCCCGCAATTACTTCATGAATTGCCCCAACTTTG GTCATGGCGGTGATTACAAAACCCCCAAATGCAGTGAGGTCAAAATAGATGCCATCACCACGGATGATGACGGCAAAACGTACTTCTTCGCAG GCCGCATCTTCATGCGTCTGGACACCCACCGCGACGGCCTTCACGGCTTCCCAATCACCAGGACGTGGAAGGAGGTGACCGGCGGGGTGGATGCTGTCTTTTCCCACTCTGACAGAACCTACTTCATTAAG GATGACCAGGTTTACATCTATAAAGCAGCTGCTCACCCCATCCTGATTGAAGGCTACCCTAAAACCCTGAAGGAGGAGCTCGGCATCGAAGGACACGTGGACGCTGCTTTCCTCTGTCCTGACGGACACACAGTTCATCTAATCCAAG GACAGAGGATTCGCGATGTCGACCTAACCGCCACGCCCAGGGTCGTGACCCGAGACGTGTCCCTGCCCTTGTCCGACATCGATGCTGCCCTGTGCAGTCCGGAGGGAGTTAAAGTGTTCAAGGGCTCGCAGTATTACCAATATGAAAGTGCCCTGACACTGGCTGCGAGCAGAATCGCCCCCGTGCCTCTGAATATTACCTCAGCCTTGATGGGATGTCAGGACTAG